The Macrobrachium nipponense isolate FS-2020 chromosome 1, ASM1510439v2, whole genome shotgun sequence genome includes a window with the following:
- the LOC135218707 gene encoding uncharacterized protein LOC135218707 produces MLKDRAQSLESALLHKESQLNLATEALNNERAKNQITCAELQILRNWVTELGGENAVIKEDLKNTCLDITLLRKELGDEQEKTQVLKNEVQVLKKWVSELGGQNTNLKEDLEEALLEVTTLKNSLLDEKRDALHHRKEMENLLEEEKTRQEKLEVALNHGKELERERSEMSTAFPGEAKRKDNEREKLREQMEQLQHNLERAMQEQHNLESSLKHAEAELSSLKRAESINLRELEELGKECESLREKCRMQEENKIKNDNVSGDHLRTQEEELRNQDKYMLMALLHGTAQRNFHLEHIELERRNNSEDMAPENCAETRDGRKDHVNGEDLHEQVRRVEEEQYMKYSNAQREKKDYGKQWEVLSQMVEDLLQGDKQKNC; encoded by the coding sequence ATGCTAAAAGACCGAGCTCAGTCGTTAGAGTCAGCGCTGCTCCATAAGGAATCTCAACTGAACTTGGCAACAGAAGCTCTCAACAATGAGAGAGCGAAAAATCAGATCACCTGTGCAGAACTTCAAATATTGAGGAACTGGGTCACAGAATTAGGAGGTGAaaatgctgtgattaaggaagATTTGAAGAATACATGTCTGGATATTACTTTGCTCAGGAAAGAGTTAGGAGACGAACAAGAGAAGACCCAGGTTTTAAAGAATGAAGTCCAGGTACTGAAGAAATGGGTCTCGGAATTAGGAGGCCAAAATACCAATCTTAAAGAAGACTTGGAAGAAGCCCTCCTGGAAGTGACCACACTCAAGAACTCGCTGTTAGATGAGAAAAGGGATGCTCTCCATCACAGGAAGGAGATGGAGAACTtactggaggaggaaaagacAAGACAAGAAAAACTGGAAGTTGCCCTCAATCACGGAAAGGAActggagagagaaaggagtgaaATGAGTACTGCTTTTCCAGGAGAGGCTAAAAGAaaggacaatgagagagagaagctaagggAACAGATGGAACAGCTGCAGCACAACTTGGAAAGGGCCATGCAAGAACAGCATAACTTGGAGAGCTCTTTAAAACATGCAGAAGCAGAGCTCTCATCTTTGAAGAGGGCAGAAAGCATAAACCTCCGTGAACTGGAAGAACTTGGGAAAGAATGTGAAAGTTTGAGAGAAAAGTGTAGGATGCAGGAGGAGAATAAAATTAAGAACGACAACGTGTCAGGGGACCATCtaaggacacaggaagaagaactGAGGAATCAAGATAAGTACATGCTAATGGCACTCCTCCATGGGACTGCACAAAGGAACTTTCATTTGGAACACATTGAACTGGAACGAAGAAACAACAGCGAAGACATGGCTCCAGAAAACTGTGCTGAAACAAGAGATGGAAGAAAAGACCATGTCAATGGTGAGGACCTACATGAACAAGTGAGGAGAGTAGAAGAGGAACAGTACATGAAGTACTCCAATGCCCAACGAGAAAAGAAGGACTATGGAAAACAGTGGGAGGTCCTATCGCAGATGGTGGAGGATCTTCTTCAGggagacaaacaaaaaaattgctaA